The Nocardia vinacea genome contains the following window.
TTTCGAGACATTAACCGACGTGTGTCGCACGCCATAGTGTGACAGCACCAGGATCGGAAACCCCTCCATCAAGCTAGCTGACAGGTAACTGTCGGCTCTAGAGGAGAAAGGGGCCGTCATGACTGTCAGCCTCGTGTTGATCGTGGCGGGATTCATTCTTCTGTCCATCGTGATCACCAGCTTCCTGCTTCCCAGCAGTGCGGACACCACGCGGCATCCGAAACCGCACAACGAGTCCGGCGATCAATAGGCCCTGCGGCTCAGCGGTTTTCGATGAGCTGGGCCAGACCGTCCAGGACTCGCACCAAACCGAATTCGTAGGCGTGGTCGGCGCTGTAGGCGGAGTCGTACGCCTGCCCCGCGACCGCGCCGACGCGGGCGGCCAGCGGGTAGCGCTCGGCATCGAAGAATTGAGCCAGTAGCGGGGCGGCGCGTTCCCACCATTGCCGGTCGGACATGGCGCTCTCGGTTGCGGCGCGTTCGGTGTCGATGGCGATGCGAGCCACCGAGGTGACGAAGCCGAGGACGTAGGTGACGGCGGCATCCAGCTCGAGGTCGTCGAGACCGAGGCCGTCGAAGGCGCGCAGTTCGTGTTCATATTTGGCGGCGACACCCGGGCCGAGCGGTGGCCGCGTGGTCGGCAGATAGGCGACCCACGGGTGGCGGACCAGCATGGCGCGATTCTCGGCGGCGACCGTCGTGACGCGATCACGCCAGGGCAGACCGGCCAGGTCGGCACGCGGCATCTCCCGATAGACCGCGTCGAGCATCAGGTCGACGAGTTCCGCCTTGCCCGGCACGTAGGTGTAGGTGGCCATGGGGGTCAAGCCCAGCTTGGTGGCGACCGCTCGCATGGTGAGCGCGCCGATCCCATCCGCATCCACGATTTCGATGGCCGCCGCGACCACCGCATCCACGCTGCTGCGCTGCTTCGGTCCGCGCACCGACGCGGCAGGCACGCGCCACAGCAGTTCCAAGGTGCGCACGGGATCGCCCGCGCTGCTGCGGTCCCGTGACTGCTCGGCCATGCCGCCTCCTCATGTTCGCGAGATCCCGCGCGAAAGCCGATCGTATCGGCGTGACCCGCATAACAGTGCGTCCACTCGGGAATTTATCTACAACGTACAGCGTACTTAGTATAGTATTTGAGTCCAGCTCCCGAGGAGGACCTTGTGAAAATCACCGCTTCCGCCATCTCGCTCAATGTCGCCGACCCGCAGGCCTCGGCAAAGTTCGCCATCGACCACCTCGGCTTCACAGAGCAGATGTCGGCCGACGGTTTCGTCTCGGTCGCCCGCCCCGATGCCGGTTTCACCGTGTGCTACCTGCGCACGGGTCTCGACAGCTTCAAGCCGAAAGACAAAGCGGGAAGTGCGGGCGAGGGGCTACTGGTCGCGTTCGTCGTGGACGATATCGATGCCGAGTACGAACGGCTCCGGGGCGAGGGCGTGCCGATCGTCACCGCGATCGAGACCGAGCCCTGGGGTGAGCGGTACTTCCAGACGGCCGATCCGAACGGCATCATCCTGCAATTGGTGCAGTGGGTCTGATGAGAGTCGCGGTTGCATGCCGTGCCGTAAGCAGGGCATGCAACCTCGGCGTCTTGGCCAACCAATTCCTTTGACGCACACCGGGTTTGCACGTTGTATCGCTATGTTGCGACGGCGGCGTGCAACCGGGTGAACTCACCCTCGAATACCTCAGGCGAGAGCGGCGCCGAAGACCTCGACGGCGGGGGTGGAGGGGCGGCCGAGCAGTTTCTGGAGGTCGCCGGAGTCCACATCGAGGATGCCGTCGCCGACTCCGGCGTCCGCATCCGCGAGCACCGCGGCGTAGTTGCCGGGCAGACCGGCCTGCTCGAGCGCCGCGCTGTAGTCCTCCTTGGACAGGTTCTCGTAGCGCACCGGCTTGCCTGAGACCTGCGAAATCACCTGGGCGAGTTCGGCATAGGTGAGGCGCTCATCGCCGCCGAGCTCGTAGATCCGGCCCGCGTGGCCATCGGTGGTCAGCACCTTGGCAGCCGCCTCGGCATAGTCGGCGCGCGCGGCACCGGCGACGCGACCCGCACCCGCGGCGCCGTGCAGCACGCCGGACTCGACCGTGTGCCCGAGCGCGCCGAAGTAGTTCTCCCAGTACCAGCCGTTGCGCAGGAGAGTGTGCGGGACAGTCGATTCCGCGAGCACCTCCTCGGTGCCCCGGTGCTCCTGGGCCAGAATGAGCGGGTTCTCGGTGGCGCGCGGAATGCTGGTGTAGGCGAGCAGTTTCACGCCCGCACGCTCGGCGGCCCGAATTACGTTGGTGTGCTGGGCGACTCGCGCACCGAATTCGTTTCCGGAGACCAACAGCACCCGATCGACACCGGCCAAGGCGCGGTCGAGGGCTTCGGCGTCGTCATAGGAGGCCTCTCGGACCTCGACGCCCCGCTCGGCCAGATCAGCGACCTTCTGCGGATCACGCACGATCGCGACCACCGGCGTGGACCCCTCGCGCAACAGCGCCTCGACAACGAGACGGCCCAACTGCCCACCGGCTCCGGTTACGGCGACGGTCATGATTTACCTCCATGGGTCTGTACGTTTCATCAAGTACTAACTAATAGTAAGCACTATGCATTCCGTAGACACTTTGGTCAAGTTGGGTACCATTGATTCCATGACCACTCAGCGCACGCCGTTGGTGGATACCGACGATCCGACGCTGGAAGCCGACGTATTCGCCCGGAACTGCACGTCACGACCGGTGCTCCAGAATGTGATCAGCCGCTGGGGCACCCTCGCCCTGGTCGCGCTGCGCGAGGGGCCGTACCGGTTCAGCGCCCTGCGCCGCCGCGTCGACGGCGTCAGCGAGCGCATGCTCTCGCAGACCCTGCAAGCCCTGGAGCGCGACGGCATGGTCCATCGCGAGGTGCAGGAAACCATCCCGCCGCGAGTCGAATACACCCTCACCGAGCTCGGCGCCCTAGTCGCCGACCGCCTCGAAGACCTCATCCAGGTCGTCGAAACCAACATGCCCCGAGTCCTCGAAGCCCAAGCCGCCTACCACCGCGACTAACCCGGATCGGTCGGCGGATGCGCGCCCATCGGCGAGCACCTCGTCCAGGGCCATGTACTAGTGGCGTTGGTCTCGGCCGGTGCCGCAACCATTACATGGTGATCAACTGACCAGCGGGAAGGTCGGGGGCTTGTGGTGGGTTGGTGTGGGTATGGAAATTTCCTCGGCTGTCGATTTCGCGCGGACCACAAAGCGGTCCGTGCTCACCACGATCCGGCGCAATGGTCGCCCACAGCTGTCCAATGTGCTGCATGTGGTGGGTGACGACGGGATCATCCGCATCTCCATCACCGCCGACCGGGCCAAGTACCACAATCTGGTGCGCGATCCGTGGGCCGCAATCCACGTCACCCGCGACGACTTCTTCGCCTACGCAGTCATCGAGGGCACCGTCGATCTCACACCCGTCGCCGCCGACCCCAACGACTCCAGTGTCGACGAACTGGTCGCCTACTACCGAGCGGGCTCAGGCGAGCACCCCGACTGGGACGAATACCGCAAGGCAATGGTCACCGACCGACGCGCCCTCGTTCGCCTGACGCCCACCCACGCCTACGGCATGCTCTGACGATTCTCAGTGCTTCAGAAGCTCCGACACCGTGACGAATTGGTAACCGGCGGAACGCAGTTCGCTGACTACGCGCGGAATGGCGGCAAGGGATTCATTCCACTGGCCCATGACGTGCATCAGGACGATGGAGCCGGGCCGCACCTTGGAGACGGTTTCGGCGACGATGGCATCGGTACTCGCTTGCTTGCCCGAGTCGGGTTCCACATCCCAGGTGATCGTCGTGCGGTCGTGGTCGGAGAGGTACTTCGGTAGCGCCCAGAGCTTCTTGCCGTAGGGCGGGCGGAAAGTGACCGGACCCTGGTAACCGGTTTTCGCGATTTCCGCGTCGGTTCGCTCGATCTCGTCGCGGACGGTATCGCCGGAGACGAGCACCATGCGGCGATGGTCGTAGGTGTGATTGCCGATTTCGTGACCGGCCTGCGCCATGGCCCTGCCGTATTCGGGATGCGCGGCCAGATCACGACCGATGAGATAGAAAGTAGCCGGAATCCCCGCTTCGGCAAGGACTTTCAACACTTCGGGCGCTTTGTCCGTCGGCCCGTCGTCCAGGGTCAATGCGACCACCTTGTCGGTGGTTTCGACTCGGTTCACGAGCCGCCCCGCCAGTTGGAAGGTGCGCGAGTTCATCAGGTAGTAGCCGCCGACCGTCAGCGCCAACACCACCACGAGCACCAGCGCACTACCGATCAACCATTTACGTCGCATCGTTCAGCTCCAATGAAAAACGGTGGCGCCCGGACCTTTCGACCCGAACACCACCGTCTTCGACAGGGATCAGAAGTTGATCATGTGGCCCGCGAGGCCGTGGAACGCTTCCTGCAGGGCTTCGCTCAACGTCGGGTGAGTGTGGACGTTGCGGGTCAGCTCATTGACGGTCAGGTCCCACTTCTGGGCCAGGGTCAGCTCCGGCAGCAGTTCGGAGACATCCGGACCGATGAGGTGGCCGCCGAGGAGTTCACCGTACTTGGCGTCGGCGACCAGCTTGACGAAGCCGGTCGGATCGCCGAGACCGTGCGCCTTGCCGTTGGCGGTGAACGGGAAGGTGGCGACCTTCACGTCGTAACCCTCGTCGCGGGCCTGCTGCTCGGTGAGGCCGAAGCTGGCGACCTGCGGCTGGCAGAAGGTGGCGCGCGGCATCATCCGGTAGTCACCGAGGGTGACCGTGGGCGCACCGGCGATGGTCTCCGCGGCGACGACGCCCTGGGCCTCCGCGACGTGGGCGAGCTGCAGCTTCCCGGTCACGTCACCGATGGCGTAGATGTGCGGCACGTTGGTGCGCATGTTGTCGTCGATGGCGATGGCGCCGCGCTCGAGCGCAATACCGGTGCTCTCCAGGCCGTAGCCCTCGACCCGGGGCGCGAAGCCGACGGCCTGCAGCACCTTGTCGACGGTGACCGTCTCCAAGTTGCCGGTCTTGTTGTCCTTGATCGACACGGTGACCTTGGAACCGTCGTCGTCGATCGACTGCACGGCCGCACCGGTGGTGATGGTGATGCCGAGCTTCTTGTACTGCTTGGTGATCTCCTTGGAGACGTCGGCGTCCTCGTTCGGCAGCGCACGGTCCAAGAACTCCACGATGCGCACGTCGACGCCGTAGTTCTTCAGGACGTAGCCGAACTCCATGCCGATCGCGCCGGCGCCGACGATCAGGATCGAGCCGGGCAGGTCGCGGGTGAGGATCTGCTCCTCGTAGGTCACCACATTCGCGCTGAGCGAGGTGCCCGGCAGCAGCTTGGTGACGGTGCCCGCGGCGATGATGACATTGCTGAAGGTGATCGTCTCGGTGCCGCCGCTGGACAGGGCGACCGAGAGGGTGTTCGCGTCGGTGAAGGTGCCCTTGCCGTCGAACTCGTCGATCTTGTTCTTCTTCATCAGGAAGTGGACGCCCTTGACCCGCCCGTCGGCGACCTTGCGGCTGCGGTCGAACGCGACGCCGAAGTCGAAGCTCACGTCGCCGGAGATGCCGAAGGTCTTGGCTTCCTTGGTGAAGATATGCGCGAGTTCCGCGTTGCGCAGCAGCGCCTTGGAAGGGATGCAGCCCACATTGAGGCAGACACCACCCCAATACTTCTGCTCGACGATCGCGGTACGGAGGCCAAGTTGTGCCGCACGGATGGCGGCGACATAACCGCCAGGACCGGCACCGAGAACGACAACGTCGTAATGGGAAGTCACGCCGTCGAGCCTAACTCTGTCGAGCAAACTTCACCCACCCGTCCCCCACCAAGGTTGGATGCGCCTGGTCAACGCCTCGGATGCCCGGGGCCTGGCGATTCCCGGCTCGGCCGCAGATCACTACGGCTCGCGACGCCCGGTTCACAGTGCCGATCGCGGTCGAGAACAAAATGAACGGATTGTGGGTGCCCCGGATCAGTCGCGCCAGACCTGCTGGGCGACCCGAGCGAAGTTGCCACCGAACACCGCCGCCCGGTCCCCGGCACTGAAACCACGACCGGCAAGCTCGGCATCCAGTCCGGGCAGCTCGTTCAGTCCGAGCAGATCTTCCGGCGGCACCCATTGCAGCGGCCCCCACTTGGTATACGCGTCGGAAAACGCCCCCGGATCCTGCGTGAGCATGTCATTGAAATCCTCGGCATCGAAGGAGTAGTCGGATCCGATGCCGATATGTTCGATCCCGACGAGCTCCGCACCGTATTCGATATGCGCGGCCATTGCCGCGACCCGCTCGGCCCGGCCATCGATCGCATTCTGACCAAGGAAGATTCCCACTCCATTGACACCTATAACCCCGCCGGTCCGGGCACAAGCCAGCGCCTGTTCATCGGTGATATTGCGCGGATGCGCCCACAGTGCGGCGAAATTGGAATGGCTGTAGATCATCGGAGCCCCGGTGCATTCGGCGAGGTCCAGTCCGGTGCGGCGGGAGCAGTGCGAACCGTCGACGAATATGCCGACCTCGTTCTGTTTGCGCACCAGATCTCGGCCGTAGGCGGTGAGTCCGGTGTCGTCGGGATCCAGACAGCCGCAACCGGCCGCATTGGCGTGGTTGTAGGTCGGCAGCATTGAGCGAACGCCCAGTTCGTAGAACATCTCGAGGTTATCCGGATCACCGCCCAG
Protein-coding sequences here:
- a CDS encoding PPOX class F420-dependent oxidoreductase; its protein translation is MEISSAVDFARTTKRSVLTTIRRNGRPQLSNVLHVVGDDGIIRISITADRAKYHNLVRDPWAAIHVTRDDFFAYAVIEGTVDLTPVAADPNDSSVDELVAYYRAGSGEHPDWDEYRKAMVTDRRALVRLTPTHAYGML
- a CDS encoding polysaccharide deacetylase family protein, which produces MRRKWLIGSALVLVVVLALTVGGYYLMNSRTFQLAGRLVNRVETTDKVVALTLDDGPTDKAPEVLKVLAEAGIPATFYLIGRDLAAHPEYGRAMAQAGHEIGNHTYDHRRMVLVSGDTVRDEIERTDAEIAKTGYQGPVTFRPPYGKKLWALPKYLSDHDRTTITWDVEPDSGKQASTDAIVAETVSKVRPGSIVLMHVMGQWNESLAAIPRVVSELRSAGYQFVTVSELLKH
- the lpdA gene encoding dihydrolipoyl dehydrogenase, with protein sequence MTSHYDVVVLGAGPGGYVAAIRAAQLGLRTAIVEQKYWGGVCLNVGCIPSKALLRNAELAHIFTKEAKTFGISGDVSFDFGVAFDRSRKVADGRVKGVHFLMKKNKIDEFDGKGTFTDANTLSVALSSGGTETITFSNVIIAAGTVTKLLPGTSLSANVVTYEEQILTRDLPGSILIVGAGAIGMEFGYVLKNYGVDVRIVEFLDRALPNEDADVSKEITKQYKKLGITITTGAAVQSIDDDGSKVTVSIKDNKTGNLETVTVDKVLQAVGFAPRVEGYGLESTGIALERGAIAIDDNMRTNVPHIYAIGDVTGKLQLAHVAEAQGVVAAETIAGAPTVTLGDYRMMPRATFCQPQVASFGLTEQQARDEGYDVKVATFPFTANGKAHGLGDPTGFVKLVADAKYGELLGGHLIGPDVSELLPELTLAQKWDLTVNELTRNVHTHPTLSEALQEAFHGLAGHMINF
- a CDS encoding TetR/AcrR family transcriptional regulator, with translation MAEQSRDRSSAGDPVRTLELLWRVPAASVRGPKQRSSVDAVVAAAIEIVDADGIGALTMRAVATKLGLTPMATYTYVPGKAELVDLMLDAVYREMPRADLAGLPWRDRVTTVAAENRAMLVRHPWVAYLPTTRPPLGPGVAAKYEHELRAFDGLGLDDLELDAAVTYVLGFVTSVARIAIDTERAATESAMSDRQWWERAAPLLAQFFDAERYPLAARVGAVAGQAYDSAYSADHAYEFGLVRVLDGLAQLIENR
- a CDS encoding helix-turn-helix domain-containing protein; translated protein: MTTQRTPLVDTDDPTLEADVFARNCTSRPVLQNVISRWGTLALVALREGPYRFSALRRRVDGVSERMLSQTLQALERDGMVHREVQETIPPRVEYTLTELGALVADRLEDLIQVVETNMPRVLEAQAAYHRD
- a CDS encoding SDR family oxidoreductase is translated as MTVAVTGAGGQLGRLVVEALLREGSTPVVAIVRDPQKVADLAERGVEVREASYDDAEALDRALAGVDRVLLVSGNEFGARVAQHTNVIRAAERAGVKLLAYTSIPRATENPLILAQEHRGTEEVLAESTVPHTLLRNGWYWENYFGALGHTVESGVLHGAAGAGRVAGAARADYAEAAAKVLTTDGHAGRIYELGGDERLTYAELAQVISQVSGKPVRYENLSKEDYSAALEQAGLPGNYAAVLADADAGVGDGILDVDSGDLQKLLGRPSTPAVEVFGAALA
- a CDS encoding dipeptidase, whose protein sequence is MPQFLWEQHCCLPLLHSARIADLARYPLGSYLSVNVGYSRQSTEDSLALLHKFRRDALGDGRFRLVERFADIRAADTISLAFDLEDSGPLGGDPDNLEMFYELGVRSMLPTYNHANAAGCGCLDPDDTGLTAYGRDLVRKQNEVGIFVDGSHCSRRTGLDLAECTGAPMIYSHSNFAALWAHPRNITDEQALACARTGGVIGVNGVGIFLGQNAIDGRAERVAAMAAHIEYGAELVGIEHIGIGSDYSFDAEDFNDMLTQDPGAFSDAYTKWGPLQWVPPEDLLGLNELPGLDAELAGRGFSAGDRAAVFGGNFARVAQQVWRD
- a CDS encoding VOC family protein, which translates into the protein MKITASAISLNVADPQASAKFAIDHLGFTEQMSADGFVSVARPDAGFTVCYLRTGLDSFKPKDKAGSAGEGLLVAFVVDDIDAEYERLRGEGVPIVTAIETEPWGERYFQTADPNGIILQLVQWV